In Littorina saxatilis isolate snail1 linkage group LG8, US_GU_Lsax_2.0, whole genome shotgun sequence, a single genomic region encodes these proteins:
- the LOC138972213 gene encoding uncharacterized protein: MHPSTHSLFRQPYSVFRISAIPNDCSTDTSTDITTANISTVTVNISMTSSILLLSLCAYWTLRSGVYGSIPDPPPFQIVQGLDDQHVVDNVLFNLTARSKRHCAVLCSSTACCDAFTHTVESSSPVSSSVCRCYNAVPSLGTSSTAVALGARTYYRDPCLNHKVLAADKRDYYNGQSRVCDNLDLRWYRFQFLNGNNAVMAAFNSVSYYKCSTDIPLVLRLQGQSLPPVGQQIDSRACGPDGGWCTAVTVRRCSEGFYIYKTKQTIFCAAFCTQPQ; encoded by the exons atgcatccgtctacccACTCCttattcaggcagccatattcCGTTTTCAGGATCAGCGCTATCCCCAACGATTGTTCCACTGACACCAGCACCGATATAACAACAGCAAACATATCTACGGTAACCGTCAACATCAGCATGACGTCAAGCATCCTCTTACTCTCGCTGTGTGCGTACTGGACATTACGCAGTGGTGTGTACGGGTCAATCCCAGATCCTCCCCCATTTCAGATCGTGCAGGGACTGGATGATCAACACGTTGTGGACAATGTTCTGTTCAACTTGACCGCACGCTCGAAGCGTCACTGCGCTGTGCTGTGCTCGTCCACGGCCTGTTGTGACGCCTTCACCCACACTGTTGAGTCATCGTCCCCTGTTTCTTCATCTGTCTGCCGATGTTACAATGCTGTTCCGTCCTTGGGAACGTCATCTACAGCGGTGGCGCTTGGTGCAAGGACATACTACAGAG ATCCCTGTCTGAACCACAAGGTGCTTGCAGCGGACAAGAGGGATTACTACAACGGTCAATCAAGAGTGTGTGACAACCTTGATTTGAGATGGTATCGCTTCCAGTTTCTAAATGGAAATAACGCTGTGATGGCAGCCTTTAACTCCGTCTCG TACTACAAGTGCAGCACCGACATCCCACTGGTGCTCAGGCTGCAGGGACAGTCCCTGCCGCCAGTAGGTCAGCAGATTGATTCACGTGCCTGTGGGCCGGATGGCGGATGGTGCACGGCTGTCACTGTGCGACGCTGCAGCGAAGGCTTCTACATCTACAAAACGAAGCAAACCATATTCTGTGCAGCCTTCTGCACGCAACCTCAGTAG